In one ANME-2 cluster archaeon genomic region, the following are encoded:
- a CDS encoding DUF296 domain-containing protein, producing the protein MDYTQGKLGRVFVARIDHEEDLLSELEDLAVSENIRSAFFFLLGATGGANVVTGPKEKCIPPEVTRTQVDNASEILGLGNIFWEDDKPKIHIHASACSGSDIVMGCFREFTEVFMVIEIVIFEMEGIVAERVFDEYIGFSPIRFYM; encoded by the coding sequence ATGGATTATACACAAGGAAAACTGGGCCGCGTTTTCGTTGCCCGTATCGATCACGAAGAGGACCTGCTGTCTGAACTGGAAGACCTGGCTGTAAGTGAAAATATCAGGTCGGCTTTCTTTTTCTTACTCGGTGCAACCGGCGGTGCCAATGTAGTAACCGGACCAAAAGAGAAATGTATACCACCAGAGGTTACCAGGACACAGGTCGACAATGCCAGTGAAATACTGGGTCTGGGCAACATTTTCTGGGAAGACGACAAACCTAAGATACATATCCATGCATCAGCATGCAGTGGCAGCGATATTGTCATGGGTTGCTTTAGGGAGTTCACTGAGGTCTTCATGGTAATAGAGATTGTGATATTCGAGATGGAAGGTATCGTAGCCGAGAGGGTGTTTGATGAATATATCGGTTTTTCACCTATAAGATTCTACATGTGA
- a CDS encoding N-acetyltransferase yields MLLRKARIEDVPQIRQLINIYARQEVMLPRAMGELYELVRDFYVIEEDNKIIACCALHVTWEDYAEILSLAVTPDKTRKGYGSRILEACLGEVPQLGIRHVVTLTYVSEFFKRYGFNVVDKSILPHKLWSMCVNCPRFPDCDEIAMMKDME; encoded by the coding sequence ATTTTGTTACGAAAGGCTCGGATCGAAGATGTGCCGCAGATCAGGCAGTTGATCAATATATATGCCAGACAGGAGGTCATGCTGCCGCGGGCCATGGGGGAACTGTATGAACTGGTCAGGGATTTTTATGTTATCGAGGAGGATAACAAGATAATCGCCTGCTGCGCCCTGCATGTGACATGGGAGGATTATGCAGAGATACTGTCCCTGGCCGTTACCCCGGATAAGACAAGAAAGGGATACGGTTCAAGGATACTTGAAGCCTGTCTCGGGGAGGTTCCGCAACTGGGGATCAGGCATGTGGTGACCCTGACCTATGTAAGTGAGTTTTTTAAGCGTTATGGATTCAATGTGGTGGACAAGTCTATCCTCCCGCATAAACTGTGGAGCATGTGTGTGAATTGTCCGCGTTTCCCTGACTGCGATGAGATTGCGATGATGAAGGATATGGAATAA
- a CDS encoding leucine--tRNA ligase, with amino-acid sequence MDSNYNPKQIEPKWQQRWEESGAFKVTEDPSRPKYYCLEMYPYPSAALHMGHLRNYSIGDSIARYKRMQGYNVLYPMGYDAFGLPAENAAIKQKIDPETWTRSNIESIKAQQQEMGLSYDWSRQIQSLDADYYKWNQWIFLKLYERGLTLRESAIINWCPDCNTVLANEQVISGRCWRCSSVVEQKELKQWFFKITDYADELLSDLEGLDWPESVKLMQRNWIGRSEGTIINFNIADTGEIIPIFTTRPDTVFGVTFMVFAPEHPLIKEWVKGTNYQAPFEDFLAEVQQEDKFQRIAADRDKKGLFIGKYAVNPLTGEEISVFVGNFVIYEYGGGAVMAVPAHDQRDFEFAKVYDIPIKVVIQPEDRKLDAYEMTEAYIDDGVLVNSGEFDGMNNRDAITKISDKLESMDLGRRTVNYKLRDWLISRQRYWGTPIPIIYCDNCGTVPVPIKDLPVSLPKDVEFTGSGNPLATSQTFIDTTCPTCGRAARRETDTMDTFVDSSWYFFKYCSPHSEDVPFDREAASYWMPVDQYIGGIEHAILHLLYARFFTKALRDIGLTDVKEPFARLLTQGMVNKEAPYCEQCSRFLSLENFEGDSCSACGGKYIMKSAKMSKSLGNVVDPQVLMEKYGADASRFFILFGSNPERELEWSDTGIESVHKFLEKTFRLLVEPPGPVKNTTDASDDHINFIINSTIKGATGAFDDLKLKDAINYIMKLVDELSDYARSPVNMELYDQGRRAITMLLSPITPHLCEEVWEFTGHDGFIGQTRWPEYDTDVVSKSSEFKWNMLQDLIDDIKEIIKVARITSPRVIRLVTAAGWKFELAGIFRQEFAKTKDRGQIMKALMSTDLKRYGKQVNQILGKYMDDPALAPSVDMGQEGEHNFLRSAIPILESHFGCRVELYLEEDSKEKKAANAMPGRSAIMID; translated from the coding sequence ATGGACTCCAACTATAATCCCAAACAAATCGAGCCAAAATGGCAGCAGCGCTGGGAAGAATCAGGCGCTTTCAAGGTAACAGAGGACCCATCCAGGCCAAAATACTACTGCCTTGAGATGTATCCGTACCCATCAGCAGCTCTGCACATGGGACATTTGCGTAATTATTCCATTGGTGACAGCATTGCAAGGTATAAACGGATGCAGGGTTACAATGTGCTCTATCCAATGGGCTACGATGCCTTCGGGCTGCCTGCAGAAAATGCAGCCATAAAGCAGAAGATAGACCCGGAAACCTGGACTCGCAGCAATATCGAGTCAATCAAGGCCCAGCAGCAGGAAATGGGACTGTCATACGACTGGTCAAGGCAGATACAGAGCCTTGATGCGGACTACTACAAATGGAACCAGTGGATATTCCTGAAACTGTACGAACGGGGCCTGACACTCAGGGAGAGCGCCATCATCAACTGGTGTCCCGACTGCAACACCGTACTTGCCAACGAGCAGGTCATTAGCGGCAGATGTTGGCGGTGCTCATCAGTGGTTGAGCAAAAGGAGTTGAAGCAATGGTTCTTCAAGATAACCGACTATGCCGATGAACTCCTCTCTGACCTGGAGGGCCTTGACTGGCCTGAATCTGTCAAGCTGATGCAGCGCAACTGGATAGGGCGCAGCGAAGGGACCATTATCAATTTCAACATTGCCGATACGGGCGAGATCATTCCTATTTTCACAACAAGGCCCGATACCGTGTTCGGGGTCACATTCATGGTATTCGCACCCGAGCACCCCCTAATAAAAGAATGGGTGAAAGGTACAAATTACCAGGCACCGTTTGAGGACTTCCTTGCCGAGGTGCAGCAGGAAGATAAATTCCAGCGCATAGCAGCAGACAGGGACAAGAAGGGATTATTCATCGGGAAGTATGCTGTAAACCCGCTGACAGGTGAGGAAATATCAGTATTTGTTGGCAATTTTGTTATCTACGAATACGGCGGTGGAGCTGTGATGGCAGTGCCCGCCCACGACCAGCGCGACTTCGAGTTTGCAAAAGTATATGATATTCCCATCAAGGTAGTGATCCAGCCAGAGGACAGGAAACTTGATGCCTATGAGATGACCGAAGCTTATATTGACGACGGGGTACTGGTCAACAGCGGCGAGTTCGATGGTATGAACAACCGTGATGCCATAACCAAAATAAGCGACAAACTGGAAAGTATGGACCTGGGCAGACGTACTGTCAATTACAAACTCAGGGACTGGCTCATATCCAGGCAGCGCTACTGGGGCACACCTATACCCATCATCTACTGCGACAACTGCGGCACCGTGCCCGTACCTATTAAGGACCTGCCTGTCAGCCTGCCCAAGGATGTGGAATTCACGGGCAGCGGCAACCCGCTGGCCACTTCACAGACCTTTATCGATACCACATGTCCAACATGCGGCAGGGCTGCCCGCAGGGAGACTGACACCATGGATACCTTTGTGGACTCATCCTGGTATTTCTTCAAATACTGCAGTCCCCATTCAGAAGATGTCCCGTTTGATAGGGAAGCCGCATCATACTGGATGCCTGTAGACCAGTATATCGGAGGCATCGAACACGCCATCCTGCACCTGCTGTATGCCAGGTTCTTTACAAAGGCACTGAGGGATATCGGTCTGACAGATGTAAAAGAACCCTTTGCCAGGCTGCTGACCCAGGGCATGGTGAACAAGGAAGCACCTTATTGTGAGCAGTGCAGCAGGTTCTTATCCCTTGAAAATTTCGAGGGAGATTCGTGCAGTGCCTGCGGCGGTAAATATATTATGAAGAGTGCAAAGATGTCCAAGAGCCTGGGTAATGTGGTAGACCCACAGGTACTTATGGAAAAGTATGGTGCCGATGCTTCACGCTTCTTCATACTTTTCGGCTCGAACCCTGAGCGTGAACTGGAATGGTCTGATACTGGTATTGAGAGCGTCCACAAATTCCTTGAAAAGACCTTCCGCCTGCTGGTGGAACCGCCTGGTCCGGTTAAGAATACAACAGATGCCAGTGATGATCATATCAATTTCATAATAAACAGCACAATAAAGGGCGCAACCGGGGCCTTTGATGACCTGAAACTCAAGGATGCCATCAACTATATCATGAAGCTTGTCGATGAGCTGTCTGATTATGCCCGCTCACCTGTCAATATGGAACTCTACGACCAGGGCAGGAGGGCTATTACAATGCTATTGAGCCCCATTACCCCACATCTGTGCGAGGAAGTATGGGAGTTCACCGGACATGATGGTTTTATCGGCCAGACCCGGTGGCCTGAATATGACACTGACGTGGTCAGCAAATCAAGCGAGTTTAAATGGAACATGCTCCAGGACCTGATTGATGATATAAAGGAGATAATCAAGGTTGCCAGGATAACCTCGCCCAGGGTCATCAGGCTCGTTACTGCGGCAGGGTGGAAGTTCGAACTTGCCGGTATTTTCAGGCAGGAGTTTGCAAAGACCAAGGATCGGGGGCAGATCATGAAGGCCCTGATGTCCACTGACCTGAAGCGGTATGGCAAACAGGTGAACCAGATACTGGGCAAATACATGGATGACCCTGCCCTGGCACCGTCTGTTGATATGGGGCAGGAGGGGGAACATAATTTCCTGAGAAGTGCAATACCAATACTTGAATCACACTTTGGCTGCAGGGTTGAACTATACCTGGAAGAGGACTCTAAAGAGAAAAAAGCAGCAAATGCCATGCCTGGCAGATCGGCAATAATGATTGATTAG